A region of the Acidimicrobiia bacterium genome:
CCACAGCACGCCCACCTGCGGTTCCCAGAGAAGATCAACGAAACGATGCTCATCCAACTCGATCAGGGCGGCGTGGCCGGTTCGGCCGGGTCGGCTTGTCAGTCGGGAGCGGTGACGCCTTCGCATGTGCTGACCGCC
Encoded here:
- a CDS encoding cysteine desulfurase NifS; the encoded protein is PQHAHLRFPEKINETMLIQLDQGGVAGSAGSACQSGAVTPSHVLTAMGMSPAEAAECLRFSFGWTTEPGDGVRGAELVAGVLS